GGCCGTCGGGTCCGCGTGCTGCAGGCGAAGGATGGCGAGCTCGCCGCTGCCGCGGACCGGGTGGTCGAGCGCGTCGAGCGTCGACTCGATCTCGTCGGCGAGCGCCGAGGGCGCGCGGTAGAGCACCGCGTTCGTCCGCTCGTCGACCCACAGCTCGACGGGATGCGCCGCGCCGCTGCCTTCCCCATAGCGCGCGTCGAGCACGCCGAACACGAAGCTCGCGTCGCGCTCGCGCAGCGTCCGCAGGCGGAGCGGGTCGCGCGCGTCGGCATCGATCGCGCGCACGAGACGCGCGATCGCGGCGAGGCGCCGCTCGGTCGTCGCGACGAGCAGCGCGTTCGTGGCGGGGAGGGCGACGGCGAGCGTGTGGGCGTCGAGGAGCGGCGCGATCACGTCGCGGAGCTCGGCGGCGTCGGCGTGCTGGACGTCGAGGAGCGTGACGAGCCGCGACTCGCCGTCGCCCGTCGGGACCTGCACGCGAAAGGGGTCGGACGCCTGGGCTTCGGCGAGGGCGACGACCTTGAAGCCGCCCGCCGGGATCGGAGCCAGCGCGAAGCCGCGCATCGCGAGCGCCGCATGCAAGAGCTCCCAGGCCTCGTCGACCGTCACCGGGCGCGCGAGCGAGATCGTGACGCGCCCCGAGAGGGACGTGTCGTAGATGAAGCGCGATCCGAGCTGGGGCGCGATGCGATCGAGGATCTGGGGGAGGTTCGCGTTCTGGAAGCGCATCGCGATGCGGGGCGCGTCGTCGCGCGGTGCGGCGGCGGCGCGCGGCGTCGCCGCGGCGCCGAGCCACGCGACGACGATCACGAGCGCAGCGGCCGTTCGCATGGCGCGGAGGCTATCGGCGGCCTGCGAGCACCGCTAACGCGGATCAGGGCTCGTAGCGGTCGCGATCGGGCTCGAAGAGGCCACGCGGGAAGCGCACGGACCAGAACCGCACGCGCAGCGTCGTGCGCAGCTCGTGCCCCGAGACGTCGAGCTTCTGGACGCCGTAGTCCTGCGAGCTCGTGGTGTCGGTGATCTCGTTCTCGAGCCGTCCGACGGGGACGTAGCGGTAGCCTGCGGTGAACACGACGGCGTCGCTCAGCGGGATGCCGAGCTCGAGGCCGAGCTGCCAGAGGAAGCCGTTGTCGCTGTGCTTGCCGCGCGCGTCGAACGAGGTCGACTCGACGCGCGTGCGCTGGTAGCCGATGCCGAGGCCCGTGTTGAAGGTGACGTCGCGAAGCCAGCGCTGTCGCAGGCCGATGGCCTCGAGGCCGTGTCCGAGCGGGAGGTCGAGCCAGGCGTTCGTCAGGAGGGCCCACTGCGACACGCTCACGTGGTGCGTGGCCAGGCCCGACGCGCCGATCGCGACGTCGTAGTTGCGTCCGCCCGCGAGCTCGAGCTCCGTTCGGATCACCCAGTCGTCGAGGTCGACGTCGGGCATCCAGCGGGGCATTCGATGACGGCGCGGGAGCGCCTGGCGGAGCGGGAACTCGAAGCCGGCGACGCCGGCGAAGACCGGCGAGGAGTCGGTGTCGGTGCCGCGGTTCGCGCGGTTGTCGTTCGCGCCCGCGCGATCGCCGTTGTGTCCGTGCGGCTCGACGATGCCGAGCGTGGTCGCGAGCGAGCCGGCCGCGTAGAAGTCGCCCGCGGCCGCGTCGGCCGCGACGAGCGACTGGCAGACGGTGGCGAGCACGAGCGCGCGGAGTGCGCGGCGAGCTCCGGGAGCGCGGAGCCCGCGGCGCGCGCCGCGAGCGGCTCGGTTCCTGGTCGACGACACGTTGGCTTCCCTCCAGGCCGGCATCCGCGGCGCGCAGCGCATCGCCGCGCGCGCTCGCGGTGCCCGTGACACGGCTCACCCCATCGGCGGAAGTGGGCCGGAAGCTGAGGTGCATGCGACCGGGCAAGCGGCCGGACTCCGGGGGGTTTCCCACCGCGGCGCGCGGGGTGGAGCGCCGCGGCGCGCAGTCGGCGCGCCGCGCTGCGGGAGTAGACTGCGCGCCATGCCGTCCCCGCCGCTCCGCGAGCGCTTCCCCGTGCGCGACTTCGAGACCTTCCACGAGGCCGAGCTGCCGCGACTCCTCGCATCGGGCCGCGCCGCGCTCGCGGCTGCCGATGCGGCGCCGGTCGGCTCGCTCGCGCTGCGCGTTTCCTCGGCCGAGGGCGCGTCGCGCGCTTTCACCTACGTACCGACGGTCGACGGGGTCGCGCTCCGCCGCGGCGACGCCGAGGCCGACGTCGTCGTCGAGCTCGACGGCGAGCGCTGGAGCGACCTCGTCGACGATCTCGAGTCCGCTCCCGGCCTGCTCTACGCGGGCGCGTGCCGCGTCGTGCGCGGCGACCCGATGCGCTTCGTCCGCTGGGAGCCGAAGCTGCGCGCGCTCTATGCGGGCCGGCCCGTGTTCGACCTCGAAGCGCCGCCGCGGCTCGTCGACCGGCGCGGGCGTGCGCTCGACCCCGCGCATCGCTTCGCGCAGGGCGACGACCGCGAGGAGATGGCGCACTTCCTGCGCGAGGCGGGCTACCTCGTCGTTCGCGGCGTGTTCGCGGAGGACGAGATCGCGGCGCTCCGCGAGGACGCGCGCGCGCTGCGCGCCGCGGCGCGCGAGGGCGATGGCACGTCCTGGTGGGGGCGCGACGCGCAGGGCGCCGCCACCCTCTGTCGCGTGATCGACGCCGCGCGGCGCGATCGCATGGCCGCGCTCTACGCCGACGCGCGCATCCTCTCGCTCGTCGCGCTCTCGGAGTTCGACCTGCGGCCGCGCCGGCGCGACGACGACGAGGCCGTCTCCGTGCTCTGGAAGCAGCCCGACATGGCGGAGGGCCTGGGCGACCTGCCGTGGCACCGCGACTGCGGCCTCGGCGGACACGGCGTGATGTGCCCGTTGCTGATCGTCACCGTGAACCTCACCGCCGGAAACGCCGAGGCGGGCGAGCTCCGCATGCTTCCGGGCTCCTGGCGCAGCTCGGTGCCGTTCTTCGAGGCGACCGACGCGCGCGCGCCGAAGGGCGTCGGTCTGCGGGTCGATGCCGGAGACGTGTCGCTCCACTACGGCGACGTCATGCACGCCGCGCCGCCTCCGCGCCGCGCGGGTCCGTGGCGGGACGACGGCTCCTTCCGCACGAGCGTGCTGCTCGGGTTCGCGCGCGAAGGCGCGCTCGCACACCACCGGGGCGAGGGCGTCTACAACGACGTCCTGCTCGGGAACGAGGACGGGCAGGTCGAGCACCTCGCAAAGGTCGCGGCGCGCAGCCGCCCGGCCGACGGGAGCTGAGCGCGCGTGCAGATCGCGCTGCATCGCGAGGGCTTCCCCGACGCCCCGGCCCTCGACACGGCCGTGTCGCACGCGCTGCTGCGCGAGGCCGACGCCGGACGAGGGCGCGAGTCGCTGCGGCTCTACACGCCGGGAGACGCGCTCGCGTTCTCGGTGCTCGACCGCACGCGGCCGGGCTTTCCGCTCGCGGTCGCGCGCGCGCGCGCCGCCGGCTTCACGCCGATCCTGCGGCTCGCGGGCGGCCACGCCGCGGTCTTCGAGCGCGGCGCGCTCGCCTTCGCCTGGACGGTGCCCGCGCGGTCGCCGCGCGACGGCATCCGCGCGCGCTTCGCGGCGATCGCCTCGCGCATCGAGCGCGCGCTGCGCCGGCTCGGCATCGACGCGCGCACGGGCGAGGTGGCGGGCGAGTACTGCCCGGGCGAGTTCAGCGTGAACGCGCGCGGTGCGGTGAAGCTCGCGGGCATCGGCCAGCGCGTGCTGCGCGGCGCCGCGCACGTGGGCGGCGTCGTCGTGGTGCGCGACGCGCCGCGCGTGCGCGACGTGCTCGAGCAGGTCTACGAGGCGCTCGACCTCCCGCTCGCCGGCGCGACGACCGGCAGCGTCGAGAACGAGCTCCCCGGGGCGACCGCGGCGGACGTCGCGGCGGCCCTGATCGCGGAGATCGCATCCGAGCGCGCGTGTGCGGAG
This genomic interval from Myxococcota bacterium contains the following:
- a CDS encoding phytanoyl-CoA dioxygenase family protein, with protein sequence MPSPPLRERFPVRDFETFHEAELPRLLASGRAALAAADAAPVGSLALRVSSAEGASRAFTYVPTVDGVALRRGDAEADVVVELDGERWSDLVDDLESAPGLLYAGACRVVRGDPMRFVRWEPKLRALYAGRPVFDLEAPPRLVDRRGRALDPAHRFAQGDDREEMAHFLREAGYLVVRGVFAEDEIAALREDARALRAAAREGDGTSWWGRDAQGAATLCRVIDAARRDRMAALYADARILSLVALSEFDLRPRRRDDDEAVSVLWKQPDMAEGLGDLPWHRDCGLGGHGVMCPLLIVTVNLTAGNAEAGELRMLPGSWRSSVPFFEATDARAPKGVGLRVDAGDVSLHYGDVMHAAPPPRRAGPWRDDGSFRTSVLLGFAREGALAHHRGEGVYNDVLLGNEDGQVEHLAKVAARSRPADGS
- a CDS encoding lipoate--protein ligase family protein, translated to MQIALHREGFPDAPALDTAVSHALLREADAGRGRESLRLYTPGDALAFSVLDRTRPGFPLAVARARAAGFTPILRLAGGHAAVFERGALAFAWTVPARSPRDGIRARFAAIASRIERALRRLGIDARTGEVAGEYCPGEFSVNARGAVKLAGIGQRVLRGAAHVGGVVVVRDAPRVRDVLEQVYEALDLPLAGATTGSVENELPGATAADVAAALIAEIASERACAEAPLPPAALEAARTLAPGHALEIDIPASACAEDLEPDGKLLLARARALEV